The following proteins are co-located in the Bradyrhizobium sp. AZCC 2176 genome:
- a CDS encoding NADPH-dependent FMN reductase: protein MSALKILVIPGSLRSGSLNAKLAAVAAHALAQEGAEITRISLSDFPLPIYDGDLQAKSGVPKHAVNLKRMMAAHHGVLIVTPEYNSSVPALVKNTIDWVSRVQDPHETRGQVFRERVFAIASASGGRLGGARALAALRLILSACHATVIPNQLALAFADDAYDEMERLKNSTDAEALKALVRQLIDVSQRMM from the coding sequence ATGTCCGCGCTGAAAATTCTCGTGATCCCGGGATCGCTACGATCAGGCTCGCTCAATGCGAAGCTGGCCGCCGTCGCCGCGCATGCGCTGGCGCAGGAAGGCGCGGAAATCACCCGCATCTCGCTGTCAGACTTTCCGCTGCCGATCTATGACGGCGACCTGCAGGCGAAGTCCGGCGTGCCGAAGCACGCCGTCAATCTGAAACGCATGATGGCGGCCCATCATGGCGTGCTGATCGTGACTCCGGAGTATAATTCCTCGGTGCCGGCGCTGGTCAAAAACACCATCGACTGGGTGAGTCGGGTGCAGGACCCGCACGAGACCCGCGGGCAGGTATTTCGCGAGCGGGTGTTTGCGATCGCCTCCGCTTCCGGCGGGCGGCTCGGCGGCGCCCGCGCGCTGGCGGCGCTGCGGCTGATCCTGTCGGCCTGTCATGCGACCGTGATACCGAACCAGCTCGCGCTGGCGTTTGCCGACGATGCCTATGACGAGATGGAACGGTTGAAGAATTCCACGGACGCCGAGGCGCTGAAGGCGCTGGTACGGCAGTTGATCGACGTTTCCCAACGCATGATGTGA
- a CDS encoding helix-turn-helix domain-containing protein has translation MSDLAAPFAFEMIRRAPSQRTVGLISGMTGYRETARGRFFQREAAGLVVPLIISFGTPFLIALDREPEAADRQPSFAAGLHPGPVFIESDGGAECVQVDFTPLGAYRCFGGTVVDLAARMIDIGDVLGREGRALRERLGATDGWQNRFDLVEDFVAGRANHLPSPQIEYAYRRLARSAGGARISALAGEIGWSRKHLVDRFRSELGLAPKPIARMMRFHHACRLARDGGCSGWAGIAAHSGYADQAHLVREFSSLAGETPTAWARRLALIDSRLQRPLDGLDGSM, from the coding sequence ATGTCCGATCTGGCGGCACCCTTCGCGTTCGAGATGATCCGTCGTGCGCCGTCACAGCGCACGGTGGGTCTGATCTCGGGCATGACCGGTTATCGTGAAACGGCGCGTGGCCGGTTTTTCCAGCGCGAAGCCGCAGGCCTGGTGGTGCCGCTCATCATCAGCTTCGGCACGCCGTTCCTGATCGCGCTCGACCGCGAGCCTGAGGCCGCCGACCGGCAGCCGAGCTTTGCCGCGGGGCTTCATCCCGGTCCGGTCTTTATCGAATCCGATGGCGGCGCCGAATGCGTGCAGGTGGATTTCACGCCGCTCGGCGCCTATCGCTGTTTTGGCGGCACTGTTGTCGATCTCGCCGCGCGCATGATCGACATCGGCGACGTACTGGGCCGCGAAGGCCGAGCCCTGCGCGAACGGCTTGGCGCGACAGATGGCTGGCAGAACCGCTTCGATCTGGTCGAGGATTTTGTAGCCGGTCGCGCCAATCATTTGCCCTCACCCCAAATCGAATACGCCTATCGCCGGCTGGCGCGCAGCGCAGGCGGAGCGCGGATCTCCGCACTCGCGGGCGAGATCGGCTGGAGCCGCAAACATCTGGTCGATCGTTTTCGATCCGAACTCGGTCTCGCGCCGAAGCCAATCGCGCGCATGATGCGCTTCCATCACGCCTGCCGGCTCGCCCGGGATGGAGGCTGTAGCGGCTGGGCCGGGATTGCGGCACACAGCGGCTACGCCGACCAGGCGCATCTCGTCCGTGAATTTTCAAGCCTCGCCGGCGAAACGCCGACGGCGTGGGCTCGCCGGCTGGCGCTCATTGACAGCCGCCTGCAAAGGCCGCTGGACGGGCTCGACGGCTCGATGTGA
- a CDS encoding VOC family protein, with translation MTSRSEIEPPRIYPTMRCRDAEAMIRWLKDVIGFTEYVVYRKDGTVQHAELAYGSSLLMLGQSRDDEYGKLVGDIDGRRTDALYVAVDDPDALHARVKASGAKIEMELHNTDYGSRDFACRDPEGNLWSFGSYWPKTGEKPLKG, from the coding sequence GTGACCAGTCGAAGCGAAATCGAGCCGCCGCGCATCTATCCGACGATGCGCTGTCGCGATGCCGAGGCCATGATCCGCTGGCTGAAGGATGTAATCGGCTTCACCGAGTACGTCGTCTACCGCAAGGACGGCACGGTGCAACATGCCGAGCTTGCCTACGGCTCCTCGCTGCTGATGCTCGGCCAGAGCCGCGATGACGAATACGGCAAACTTGTCGGCGACATCGACGGCCGCCGCACCGATGCGCTCTACGTCGCCGTCGACGATCCGGACGCCCTGCACGCCAGGGTCAAGGCATCAGGCGCCAAGATCGAGATGGAATTGCACAACACCGACTATGGCAGCCGCGACTTCGCCTGCCGGGACCCGGAAGGCAATCTCTGGAGTTTTGGCAGCTACTGGCCGAAGACCGGTGAGAAACCGCTGAAGGGGTAA
- the hrcA gene encoding heat-inducible transcriptional repressor HrcA — translation MAHHDPIGLIAPPAGLAQLNERSRDIFRQIVESYLATGEPVGSRNISRLIAMPLSPASVRNVMSDLEALGLIYAPHTSAGRLPTELGLRFFVDALMQVGDLTEPERESIQSQLASVGRAQSVEAALGEALTRLSGLTRAAAVVLTAKSNSRLKHIEFVRLEPERALVVLVGEDGQVENRVLTLPPGVPSSALTEATNFLNARIRGRTLAEARLELETALTQSRAELDQLTQKVIAAGIASWSGGEHEDRQLIVRGHANLLEDLHALEDLERVKSLFDDLETKRGVIDLLGRAERAEGVRIFIGSENKLFSLSGSSTIIAPYGDAAGRIVGVLGVIGPTRLNYARVIPTVDYAARIVSRMLGG, via the coding sequence CAAATTGTCGAGAGTTATCTCGCCACCGGCGAACCAGTCGGCTCGCGCAACATTTCGCGCCTGATCGCGATGCCACTGTCGCCGGCTTCCGTCCGCAACGTAATGTCGGATCTCGAAGCGCTCGGGCTGATCTATGCGCCGCATACCTCGGCGGGGCGGCTGCCGACCGAACTCGGCCTGCGCTTCTTCGTCGATGCGCTGATGCAGGTCGGCGACCTCACCGAGCCCGAGCGGGAATCGATCCAGAGCCAACTTGCTTCCGTTGGGCGCGCGCAATCGGTCGAGGCGGCGCTCGGCGAAGCGTTGACGCGGTTGTCCGGCCTCACCCGGGCCGCGGCCGTGGTGCTGACCGCCAAATCCAATTCGCGGCTCAAGCACATCGAGTTCGTCCGGCTCGAGCCGGAACGCGCACTGGTGGTGCTGGTCGGCGAAGACGGCCAGGTCGAAAACCGCGTGCTGACGTTGCCGCCCGGCGTCCCTTCTTCGGCGCTGACGGAAGCGACCAATTTCCTCAATGCGCGGATTCGCGGACGGACGCTGGCGGAAGCGCGGCTCGAGCTCGAAACCGCGCTGACGCAAAGCCGCGCCGAACTTGATCAACTGACCCAGAAGGTGATCGCGGCAGGCATCGCGAGCTGGTCCGGCGGCGAACATGAGGACCGGCAATTGATCGTGCGCGGCCACGCCAACCTGCTGGAAGACCTGCACGCGCTGGAGGATCTCGAACGCGTCAAGTCGTTGTTCGACGATCTCGAGACCAAGCGCGGCGTGATCGATCTGTTGGGTCGGGCCGAGCGTGCCGAAGGTGTCAGGATTTTCATCGGGTCGGAGAACAAGCTGTTTTCGCTGTCCGGTTCCTCCACCATCATTGCCCCCTATGGCGACGCCGCGGGCCGCATCGTCGGCGTTCTTGGCGTGATCGGGCCGACGCGGCTGAACTATGCAAGGGTGATTCCGACGGTGGATTACGCCGCCCGGATCGTCAGCCGGATGCTGGGCGGCTAA
- the pyrF gene encoding orotidine-5'-phosphate decarboxylase, translating to MQPADIAPKDRLIVALDLPGVAAAEAMVARLGDSVSFYKIGYQLGYAGGLPLAQQLAKSGKKVFLDLKLHDIGNTVARGVESVAKLDATFLTVHAYPQTMKAAVEARQGSGLKILAVTVLTSYDDGDLHAAGYRLNVSDLVEARAQQAQVLGVDGLVSSPEEAAALRKIIGHQMNLVTPGIRPAGAATGDQKRIMTPARAIAAGADYLVVGRPITEAVDPKAAADAVQAEIKQALL from the coding sequence ATGCAGCCAGCCGATATCGCGCCAAAAGACCGCCTGATCGTCGCGCTCGACCTGCCGGGGGTGGCCGCGGCGGAAGCGATGGTTGCGCGGCTCGGCGACAGCGTGAGCTTTTACAAGATCGGCTATCAACTCGGCTATGCCGGCGGCCTGCCGCTGGCGCAGCAATTGGCGAAATCCGGCAAAAAAGTCTTTCTCGATCTCAAGTTGCACGACATCGGCAATACGGTCGCGCGCGGCGTCGAGAGCGTGGCCAAACTCGACGCGACTTTCCTCACCGTGCATGCCTATCCGCAGACCATGAAGGCCGCGGTCGAGGCGCGCCAAGGTTCTGGCCTGAAGATTCTCGCCGTCACCGTGCTGACGTCGTATGACGACGGCGACCTGCACGCCGCGGGCTATCGGCTCAACGTCTCCGACCTCGTCGAGGCGCGGGCACAGCAGGCGCAGGTGCTCGGCGTCGACGGTCTCGTGAGTTCGCCGGAAGAGGCGGCGGCGCTGCGCAAGATCATCGGCCACCAGATGAACCTGGTGACGCCGGGCATCCGGCCCGCGGGGGCTGCGACCGGCGACCAGAAGCGCATCATGACGCCGGCACGTGCGATCGCCGCCGGTGCGGACTATCTCGTAGTCGGGCGGCCGATCACGGAAGCCGTCGACCCCAAGGCGGCGGCGGACGCCGTTCAGGCGGAAATCAAGCAGGCGTTGCTATAG
- a CDS encoding class I SAM-dependent methyltransferase has translation MPLQSSVRALKKPRLDDEVRFLRSWIEKPLHMGAVMPSSKLLARTMAEYVDVQAQGPVVELGPGTGAITNALIEHGVDQKRLVLVEYNPGFCALLRDRYPQARVVQGDAYALRSSLKDVLDAPASAVVSGLPLVTKPMLTRLKLIRDAFMALAPGAPFVQFTYSVAPPIPKSLPGVSTEASERIWMNLPPARVWVYRKG, from the coding sequence ATGCCTTTGCAATCGTCCGTGCGTGCGTTGAAGAAGCCTCGTCTCGATGATGAGGTCCGCTTCCTTCGTTCATGGATCGAAAAGCCGCTGCACATGGGCGCGGTCATGCCGTCGAGCAAGTTACTTGCCCGGACCATGGCTGAATATGTCGACGTCCAAGCGCAAGGACCGGTCGTCGAACTTGGGCCCGGGACCGGTGCAATCACCAACGCACTGATCGAGCACGGCGTCGATCAGAAGCGGCTTGTGCTGGTCGAGTATAATCCGGGCTTCTGCGCACTGCTGCGCGACCGCTATCCGCAGGCCAGGGTGGTGCAGGGCGACGCCTACGCGCTACGTTCCTCGCTCAAGGACGTGCTGGACGCGCCGGCCTCGGCCGTGGTCTCCGGCCTGCCGCTCGTGACCAAGCCGATGCTGACGCGCCTGAAGCTGATCCGCGACGCCTTCATGGCGCTCGCGCCCGGCGCCCCCTTCGTGCAATTCACCTATTCGGTCGCGCCGCCGATCCCGAAATCGCTGCCGGGCGTATCCACAGAAGCCTCCGAGCGGATCTGGATGAACCTTCCGCCCGCGCGGGTCTGGGTGTATCGCAAGGGCTGA
- the dnaJ gene encoding molecular chaperone DnaJ produces MSTKRCYYETLEVDRNADESKLKSAFRKLAMKWHPDKNPGDATSEMKFKEINEAYEVLKDGDKRAAYDRYGHAAFEQGMGGGGPGFGAGFASSFSDIFEDLFGMAGQRRGGGRERGADLRYNMEITLEEAFQGKTAQIEIPVSVTCESCSGTGAKAGTKPKTCSTCGGAGRVRQAQGFFTLERTCPGCQGRGQMIEDACPNCSGSGRVTRDRMLSVNIPQGVEDGTRIRLAGEGEAGVRGGPPGDLYIFLSLATHEFFQRDGADLHCRVPISMVAAALGGEFEVPTIDKGKTKVKVPAGTQSGRRFRIASKGMPVLRSRQTGDMYVQVMVETPQNLTKKQQELLTEFEKLSSGATQPEAAGFFTKVKDFFGNRAGS; encoded by the coding sequence ATGTCCACCAAGCGCTGTTACTACGAAACCCTGGAAGTCGATCGGAACGCGGACGAGTCCAAGCTCAAGTCGGCGTTCCGCAAGCTGGCGATGAAATGGCACCCCGACAAGAATCCGGGCGACGCCACCAGCGAAATGAAGTTCAAGGAAATCAACGAAGCCTACGAGGTTCTCAAGGACGGCGACAAGCGCGCCGCCTATGACCGCTATGGCCATGCCGCATTCGAGCAGGGCATGGGCGGCGGCGGTCCCGGTTTCGGCGCCGGCTTCGCTTCGTCCTTCTCGGATATTTTCGAGGACCTGTTCGGCATGGCCGGGCAGCGGCGCGGCGGCGGACGCGAGCGCGGCGCCGACCTGCGCTACAACATGGAAATCACGCTGGAGGAAGCCTTTCAGGGCAAGACGGCGCAGATCGAGATTCCGGTCTCGGTCACCTGCGAATCCTGCTCGGGCACCGGCGCCAAGGCTGGCACCAAGCCCAAGACCTGCTCGACCTGCGGCGGCGCCGGCCGCGTGCGGCAGGCACAGGGCTTCTTCACGCTCGAGCGAACCTGCCCCGGCTGTCAGGGTCGCGGCCAGATGATCGAGGACGCCTGTCCGAATTGCTCCGGCTCGGGACGGGTGACGCGCGACCGCATGCTGTCGGTCAACATCCCGCAGGGTGTCGAGGACGGCACCCGCATTCGTCTGGCCGGCGAAGGCGAGGCCGGCGTCCGCGGCGGACCGCCCGGCGATCTCTATATTTTCCTGTCGCTGGCCACCCACGAGTTCTTCCAGCGCGACGGAGCCGATCTGCATTGCCGGGTTCCGATCTCAATGGTTGCGGCCGCGCTCGGCGGCGAATTCGAGGTTCCGACTATCGACAAGGGCAAGACCAAGGTGAAAGTGCCGGCCGGGACGCAGTCCGGCCGTCGTTTCCGCATTGCATCAAAGGGCATGCCGGTGCTCCGCTCGCGCCAGACCGGCGACATGTATGTCCAGGTCATGGTCGAAACGCCGCAGAATCTGACCAAGAAGCAGCAGGAACTGCTCACCGAGTTCGAAAAATTGTCGTCCGGCGCCACCCAGCCGGAGGCTGCGGGCTTCTTCACCAAGGTCAAGGACTTCTTCGGCAACCGCGCGGGCTCCTGA
- the pncA gene encoding bifunctional nicotinamidase/pyrazinamidase, producing the protein MFTRRLVLTGFGATSVAALVPSPLWAAPIKPDEASALLIIDVQNCFLPGGSLAVKDGEQVVPIINRISKGFANVVMTQDWHTPGHVSFASTHSGKKPFETVNLPYGKQVLWPDHCVQGTEGASLSKDLAIPHAGLVIRKGFNKNVDSYSAFTEADGKTTTGLAAYLKARKVKRVFLAGLATDFCVAWSALDARKAGFETYVIEDACRGIDTQGSLAKAWADMTKAGVKRIKSDDIAA; encoded by the coding sequence ATGTTTACGCGTAGGCTGGTTTTGACAGGTTTCGGCGCGACGTCCGTCGCCGCCCTCGTCCCAAGCCCGCTCTGGGCTGCGCCGATCAAGCCCGACGAGGCATCCGCGCTGCTCATCATCGACGTGCAAAACTGCTTCCTGCCGGGCGGCAGCCTCGCGGTCAAAGACGGCGAGCAGGTCGTGCCCATCATCAACCGCATCTCCAAGGGCTTTGCCAATGTGGTGATGACGCAGGACTGGCACACGCCGGGCCATGTCTCGTTCGCGTCGACGCATTCCGGCAAGAAGCCGTTCGAGACCGTCAATCTCCCCTACGGCAAGCAGGTGCTGTGGCCGGATCACTGCGTGCAGGGCACCGAGGGCGCGTCGCTGTCGAAGGACCTCGCGATCCCGCATGCCGGGCTCGTCATCCGCAAGGGCTTCAACAAGAACGTCGACAGCTATTCGGCCTTCACCGAGGCCGACGGCAAGACCACAACGGGGCTCGCCGCCTACCTCAAGGCGCGCAAGGTGAAGCGGGTGTTCCTCGCCGGCCTCGCCACCGACTTCTGCGTGGCATGGAGCGCGCTCGATGCGCGCAAGGCGGGCTTTGAGACCTATGTGATCGAAGACGCCTGCCGCGGCATTGACACCCAGGGCTCGCTCGCAAAGGCGTGGGCCGACATGACCAAGGCCGGCGTCAAGCGCATCAAGTCGGACGATATCGCAGCTTAA
- the grpE gene encoding nucleotide exchange factor GrpE, which produces MTDPNRPNDDAVKPAQTGEPVVSKPYIMPDDPEEGSNEALTKELAEARDKMLRTLAEMENLRQRTRREVADSKMYGITGFARDILDIADNLQRALDAIPAEARETADPGIKAFIEGVELTERSLLNTLEKNGVKKFDPSGEKFDPNFQQAMYEVPDPSVPSGTVVQVVQAGFMIGERVLRPALVAVSKGGAKVAPAADVTN; this is translated from the coding sequence ATGACCGATCCCAACCGGCCGAATGATGACGCGGTGAAACCGGCCCAGACCGGCGAGCCCGTGGTCTCGAAACCCTACATCATGCCCGACGATCCCGAGGAAGGATCGAATGAGGCACTGACCAAGGAACTGGCCGAGGCGCGCGACAAGATGCTGCGCACGCTGGCGGAAATGGAAAACCTGCGCCAGCGCACGCGGCGCGAGGTGGCCGATTCCAAGATGTACGGCATCACCGGCTTTGCGCGCGACATTCTCGATATCGCCGACAATCTGCAGCGCGCGCTCGACGCGATCCCGGCCGAGGCCAGGGAGACCGCCGATCCCGGCATCAAAGCCTTCATCGAGGGCGTGGAACTGACCGAGCGCTCGCTGCTCAACACGCTGGAGAAGAACGGCGTCAAGAAGTTCGATCCGTCGGGCGAGAAGTTCGATCCCAACTTCCAGCAGGCGATGTACGAAGTGCCCGACCCGTCCGTCCCGTCCGGGACCGTGGTCCAGGTCGTGCAGGCCGGCTTCATGATCGGCGAACGCGTACTGCGCCCGGCGCTGGTCGCGGTGTCCAAGGGCGGCGCGAAGGTCGCGCCGGCCGCCGACGTCACGAACTGA
- the dnaK gene encoding molecular chaperone DnaK gives MGKVIGIDLGTTNSCVAVMDGKTAKVIENAEGMRTTPSIVAVTDDGERLVGQPAKRQAVTNPERTFFAVKRLIGRRYDDPMVEKDKKLVPYKIVKASNGDAWVEADGKTYSPSQVSAFILQKMKETAEAHLGQKVEQAVITVPAYFNDAQRQATKDAGKIAGLEVLRIINEPTAAALAYGLDKSKSGTIAVYDLGGGTFDVSILEIGDGVFEVKSTNGDTFLGGEDFDMRLVSYLADEFQKEQGINLRNDKLALQRLKEAAEKAKIELSSTTQTEINLPFITADQTGPKHLTMKLTRAKFEALVDDLVQKTIEPCRKALKDAGLTAAEIGEVVLVGGMTRMPKVQEVVKQLFGKEPHKGVNPDEVVAIGAAIQAGVLQGDVKDVLLLDVTPLSLGIETLGGVFTRIIDRNTTIPTKKSQVFSTAEDNQNAVTIRVFQGEREMAADNKVLGQFDLMGIPPAPRGMPQIEVTFDIDANGIVNVSAKDKATGKEQQIRIQASGGLSEADIQKMVKDAEANAAEDKKRREAVDAKNHADSLVHSTEKALAEHGSKVEESERRAIEDAVSDLKEALKGEDAEAIKAKTNTLAQASMKLGEAMYKQQAEADAKKDAAKDDVVDAEFTEVDDDKNNKKSA, from the coding sequence ATGGGAAAGGTCATTGGGATCGATCTCGGCACCACGAATTCGTGCGTCGCCGTAATGGACGGCAAGACTGCAAAAGTCATCGAGAATGCGGAGGGCATGCGCACGACGCCTTCGATCGTTGCCGTTACCGATGATGGCGAGCGCCTCGTCGGCCAGCCCGCCAAGCGCCAGGCGGTCACCAATCCCGAGCGTACGTTCTTCGCCGTGAAGCGCCTGATCGGCCGCCGCTATGACGACCCGATGGTCGAGAAGGACAAGAAGCTCGTCCCCTACAAGATCGTCAAGGCATCGAACGGCGACGCCTGGGTCGAAGCCGACGGCAAGACCTACTCGCCCTCGCAGGTCTCGGCCTTTATCCTGCAGAAGATGAAGGAGACCGCGGAAGCTCATCTCGGCCAGAAGGTCGAGCAGGCCGTCATCACCGTCCCCGCCTATTTCAACGACGCGCAGCGTCAAGCCACCAAAGACGCCGGCAAGATCGCCGGCCTCGAAGTGCTGCGCATCATCAACGAGCCGACGGCTGCAGCCCTTGCCTACGGCCTCGACAAGTCGAAATCCGGCACCATCGCCGTCTACGACCTCGGCGGCGGCACCTTCGACGTCTCCATTCTTGAAATCGGCGACGGCGTGTTCGAGGTGAAGTCGACCAACGGCGACACCTTCCTCGGCGGTGAAGATTTTGACATGCGCCTTGTCAGCTACCTCGCGGACGAGTTCCAGAAGGAGCAGGGCATCAACCTGCGCAACGACAAGCTGGCCCTGCAGCGCCTGAAGGAGGCCGCTGAAAAGGCCAAGATCGAGCTGTCGTCGACGACGCAGACCGAAATCAACCTGCCCTTCATCACGGCGGACCAGACCGGGCCGAAGCATCTGACGATGAAGCTGACGCGCGCGAAGTTCGAGGCCCTCGTCGACGATCTCGTCCAGAAGACCATCGAGCCTTGCCGCAAGGCGCTGAAGGATGCGGGCCTCACCGCCGCCGAAATCGGCGAAGTGGTGCTGGTCGGCGGCATGACCCGCATGCCGAAGGTCCAGGAAGTCGTTAAGCAGCTGTTCGGCAAGGAGCCGCACAAGGGCGTCAACCCGGATGAAGTCGTTGCCATCGGCGCTGCGATCCAGGCCGGCGTTCTGCAGGGCGACGTCAAGGACGTGCTGTTGCTCGACGTCACCCCGCTTTCGCTCGGCATCGAGACGCTGGGTGGCGTGTTCACCCGCATCATCGACCGCAACACCACGATCCCGACCAAGAAGAGCCAGGTGTTCTCGACCGCCGAGGATAATCAGAATGCCGTCACCATCCGCGTCTTCCAGGGCGAGCGCGAAATGGCGGCCGACAACAAGGTGCTCGGCCAGTTCGACCTGATGGGCATACCGCCGGCGCCGCGCGGCATGCCGCAGATCGAGGTGACGTTCGATATCGACGCCAACGGCATCGTCAACGTCTCCGCCAAGGACAAGGCGACCGGCAAGGAGCAGCAGATCCGGATCCAGGCATCCGGCGGCCTGTCGGAAGCCGACATCCAGAAGATGGTCAAGGACGCCGAGGCCAATGCGGCCGAAGACAAGAAGCGCCGCGAGGCGGTCGACGCCAAGAACCATGCCGACAGCCTGGTGCATTCCACCGAGAAGGCGCTGGCCGAGCACGGTTCGAAGGTCGAGGAAAGCGAGCGCCGCGCCATCGAGGACGCCGTCAGCGATCTGAAGGAAGCGCTGAAGGGCGAGGATGCCGAGGCGATCAAGGCCAAGACCAACACGCTGGCGCAGGCTTCGATGAAGCTGGGCGAGGCCATGTACAAGCAGCAGGCCGAGGCGGACGCCAAGAAGGATGCCGCCAAGGATGACGTGGTCGACGCGGAGTTCACCGAGGTCGACGACGACAAGAACAACAAGAAGTCGGCGTAA